Proteins from a single region of Gordonia hongkongensis:
- a CDS encoding CGNR zinc finger domain-containing protein, with protein sequence MSGFVFVSGRSSLDFAGTMLWRRTIRTELLGDSGDLSRWFSEAGLFDLVDDPDTVDIEYARRVREAIYDVVVGCLGSGDDTSVGRMNFDPESAAVLNSAAATPLPTVTLDIDGMAKVTGTTRNGLSLLARDAIELLASADLAKMRECSNPDCTRLFVDVSRGGSRRWCGMAECGNRKKAADYRRRHKELST encoded by the coding sequence GTGTCGGGTTTTGTGTTCGTCAGCGGGCGGTCGAGCCTCGATTTCGCGGGTACGATGCTGTGGCGTCGAACCATACGTACCGAACTCCTCGGCGACTCCGGTGACCTGTCCCGGTGGTTCTCCGAAGCGGGACTCTTCGACCTGGTGGACGATCCGGACACCGTGGACATCGAGTACGCCCGACGGGTTCGTGAGGCGATCTACGACGTGGTGGTCGGTTGCCTCGGCTCCGGCGACGACACGTCCGTCGGCAGGATGAACTTCGATCCCGAGTCCGCTGCCGTGCTCAATTCTGCTGCCGCCACGCCTCTGCCCACTGTCACGCTGGACATCGACGGAATGGCGAAAGTGACAGGGACGACTCGTAATGGATTGAGTCTGCTCGCGCGGGACGCCATCGAGTTGCTCGCGTCCGCCGACCTCGCCAAGATGCGCGAGTGCTCGAACCCTGACTGCACCCGGTTGTTCGTGGACGTGTCGCGCGGCGGCTCACGGCGGTGGTGTGGCATGGCCGAATGCGGCAATCGCAAGAAGGCGGCGGATTATCGACGCCGCCACAAGGAACTCTCCACCTGA
- a CDS encoding NAD(P) transhydrogenase subunit alpha yields MYAGLLANLAILVLAGFVGFAVISKVPNTLHTPLMSGTNAIHGIVVLGALVVLGKLPADAGWGVRIIAFVALVFGTLNVIGGFAVTDRMLGMFKGKKEVAK; encoded by the coding sequence ATGTATGCCGGTCTTCTCGCGAATCTCGCGATCCTGGTGCTCGCCGGGTTCGTCGGTTTCGCCGTCATCTCCAAGGTCCCCAACACCCTGCACACCCCGTTGATGTCGGGCACCAACGCCATTCACGGCATCGTCGTGCTCGGTGCACTGGTCGTGCTGGGCAAGTTGCCCGCCGACGCCGGGTGGGGTGTGCGCATCATCGCGTTCGTCGCGCTGGTGTTCGGCACGCTCAACGTCATCGGTGGCTTCGCGGTCACCGACCGGATGCTGGGCATGTTCAAGGGTAAGAAAGAGGTGGCCAAGTGA
- a CDS encoding NAD(P)(+) transhydrogenase (Re/Si-specific) subunit beta, whose translation MSQLVLAAGAHTPSEGVGYLVTALYIVSFSLFIYGLMGLTGPKTAVRGNWIAAVGMGLAVAATLLYVWNEGAVGSDGHSTEGVPTINWVLIAVGLILGVALGIPPALKTKMTAMPQLVALFNGVGGGTVALIAWAEFIETSGFSSFHNVEPASPLVIGSLIAAIIGSVSFWGSLVAFAKLQEIMPKGLEKTFVSNAKLFQAANIVLLIVALGLAIYLGVDASNGGGASVWWMVGVLVAAGVMGLFVVFPIGGADMPVVISLLNAMTGLSAAAAGIALDNTALIVAGMIVGASGSILTNLMAKAMNRSIPAIVFGSFGGGDAAAAGGPGAAGGTVKATSAADAAIQMAYANQVIVVPGYGLAVAQAQHAVKEMAKLLEAKGVEVKYAIHPVAGRMPGHMNVLLAEADVEYDSMKEMDDINGEFSRTDVAIVIGANDVTNPAARNDPSSPIHGMPILNVDEARSTIVLKRSMSSGYAGIENPLFFADGTSMLFGDAKKSVDSVIEELKAL comes from the coding sequence GTGTCACAGCTGGTACTCGCGGCGGGTGCGCATACCCCGAGTGAGGGCGTCGGCTACCTGGTGACCGCGCTCTACATCGTGTCGTTCTCCCTGTTCATCTACGGCCTGATGGGTCTGACCGGGCCGAAGACCGCGGTGCGTGGCAACTGGATCGCCGCCGTGGGTATGGGTCTGGCGGTCGCCGCCACCCTGCTCTACGTGTGGAACGAGGGGGCGGTCGGTTCCGACGGTCACTCCACCGAGGGCGTGCCCACGATCAACTGGGTGCTCATCGCCGTTGGTCTGATTCTCGGTGTGGCGCTGGGTATCCCGCCCGCACTCAAGACCAAGATGACGGCCATGCCGCAGCTGGTGGCGCTGTTCAACGGCGTCGGCGGCGGTACCGTCGCGCTCATCGCGTGGGCCGAGTTCATCGAGACCTCCGGGTTCTCGTCGTTCCACAACGTCGAACCGGCCTCGCCGCTGGTGATTGGTTCGCTGATCGCCGCGATCATCGGGTCGGTCTCGTTCTGGGGATCGCTGGTGGCCTTCGCCAAGTTGCAGGAGATCATGCCCAAGGGGTTGGAGAAGACCTTCGTCTCCAACGCGAAGCTGTTTCAGGCCGCCAACATCGTGTTGCTGATCGTGGCGCTCGGGCTGGCGATCTACCTCGGTGTCGACGCCTCCAACGGTGGCGGCGCGAGTGTCTGGTGGATGGTCGGGGTCCTGGTCGCCGCGGGCGTGATGGGTCTGTTCGTGGTGTTCCCCATCGGTGGTGCGGACATGCCGGTGGTCATCTCGCTGCTCAATGCGATGACCGGTCTGTCGGCTGCGGCCGCGGGTATCGCGCTGGACAACACGGCGTTGATCGTGGCCGGCATGATCGTCGGCGCGTCGGGTTCGATCCTGACCAACCTCATGGCCAAGGCCATGAACCGGTCGATCCCCGCGATCGTGTTCGGTTCGTTCGGTGGCGGCGATGCCGCTGCCGCGGGCGGTCCGGGTGCGGCCGGCGGCACGGTCAAGGCGACCTCGGCTGCCGACGCCGCGATCCAGATGGCGTATGCCAACCAGGTCATCGTCGTCCCGGGTTACGGTCTGGCCGTGGCGCAGGCCCAGCACGCGGTCAAGGAGATGGCGAAGCTGTTGGAGGCCAAGGGTGTCGAGGTCAAGTACGCGATCCACCCGGTCGCCGGCCGCATGCCCGGTCACATGAACGTGCTGCTCGCCGAGGCCGATGTCGAGTACGACTCGATGAAGGAGATGGACGACATCAACGGCGAGTTCAGCCGGACCGACGTCGCCATCGTCATCGGCGCCAACGACGTCACCAACCCCGCGGCGCGCAATGATCCGAGCAGCCCGATCCATGGGATGCCGATCCTCAACGTCGACGAGGCGCGATCGACCATCGTGCTCAAGCGGTCGATGAGTTCGGGTTACGCCGGCATCGAGAACCCGCTGTTCTTCGCCGACGGCACCAGCATGCTCTTCGGCGACGCCAAGAAGAGCGTCGACAGCGTCATCGAGGAACTCAAGGCGCTCTAG
- a CDS encoding molybdopterin-dependent oxidoreductase has protein sequence MASITTRHASSPAPALAGVVAVGAALAAGELAAVPISPDSSPYFAVGSSVVDHSPEAVRKWAIETFGVNDKLALFIGMGIIIAVLAAACGYLERRRPPLGSVIIGAFGVVGMLAALNRPDAGWTHALPSIIAGVVGIVVLRVLIAQLRPKGAESPEADPDAAGDEPTSAVRSGFSRRFVLTAGGVAAAAVVVGVVARRVLADTAGVVADRARVLLPRAASQAPPIPAGAQLELSGATPFMTSNADFYRIDTALQVPTLTTDEWRLRIHGDVDREVTLSWDDLLAMPMTERIVTLACVSNEVGGDLVGNAKWLGVPMREVLDLAGVRPGSDMLLSTSVDGWTCGTPISAVTDGRDALLAVGMNGSPLPLEHGYPVRQVVPGLYGYVSATKWVIDWEITRFSEAKAYWTTRGWSALGPIKMASRFDRPADGTEHPAGEVVVAGTAWAQHTGVERVEVRVDQGPWQPAELTTEYSIDTWRQWRFAWQATKGNHTLECRAIDKQGKPQIERYQAPAPDGASGLDDRTYTIV, from the coding sequence ATGGCCTCCATCACGACGCGTCACGCATCCTCGCCGGCTCCTGCGCTGGCGGGCGTGGTAGCCGTCGGCGCGGCTCTCGCCGCGGGCGAACTGGCCGCCGTCCCGATCTCGCCCGACTCCTCCCCGTACTTCGCGGTCGGATCGTCGGTCGTCGACCATTCGCCCGAGGCCGTACGCAAGTGGGCCATCGAGACGTTCGGCGTCAACGACAAGCTCGCACTGTTCATCGGGATGGGCATCATCATCGCGGTACTCGCGGCGGCATGCGGATACCTCGAACGACGACGACCTCCGCTCGGCTCGGTGATCATCGGAGCCTTCGGGGTGGTCGGGATGCTGGCCGCACTCAACCGTCCCGATGCCGGTTGGACGCACGCACTGCCGTCGATCATCGCCGGCGTCGTCGGGATCGTCGTGCTGCGTGTCCTCATCGCGCAGCTACGTCCCAAGGGGGCGGAGTCCCCCGAGGCGGATCCCGACGCCGCGGGCGACGAGCCCACATCGGCTGTGCGGTCGGGTTTCTCGCGCCGCTTCGTGCTCACCGCCGGCGGTGTCGCGGCCGCCGCGGTGGTCGTCGGTGTCGTGGCCCGGCGAGTGCTCGCCGACACTGCGGGCGTCGTCGCCGACCGCGCCCGAGTGCTGTTGCCGCGTGCGGCGAGCCAGGCGCCGCCGATCCCGGCCGGTGCGCAGCTCGAGCTCTCGGGTGCAACCCCGTTCATGACCAGCAACGCCGACTTCTACCGCATCGACACCGCGTTGCAGGTTCCGACGCTCACGACCGACGAGTGGCGACTGCGGATTCACGGGGACGTCGACCGCGAGGTGACCCTGTCCTGGGACGACCTGCTCGCCATGCCGATGACCGAGCGGATCGTGACGCTCGCCTGCGTGTCGAACGAGGTCGGTGGCGACCTCGTCGGCAACGCCAAGTGGCTGGGGGTGCCGATGCGCGAGGTCCTCGATCTCGCCGGGGTGAGACCCGGGTCGGACATGTTGCTGTCCACGAGTGTGGACGGATGGACTTGCGGCACACCGATTTCGGCGGTGACCGATGGGCGCGACGCGCTTCTCGCCGTCGGGATGAACGGCTCGCCGCTTCCCCTCGAGCACGGATACCCGGTCCGGCAGGTGGTGCCGGGACTGTACGGGTACGTCTCGGCGACCAAATGGGTCATCGACTGGGAGATCACGCGGTTCTCCGAGGCCAAGGCCTACTGGACGACCCGCGGGTGGTCGGCGCTCGGCCCGATCAAGATGGCGTCGCGCTTCGACCGTCCGGCCGATGGCACCGAGCATCCGGCCGGGGAGGTCGTCGTGGCCGGCACCGCGTGGGCCCAGCACACGGGCGTCGAGCGCGTCGAGGTGCGCGTCGACCAGGGGCCATGGCAACCCGCGGAGCTGACGACGGAGTACAGCATCGACACGTGGCGGCAGTGGCGGTTCGCCTGGCAGGCGACCAAAGGCAACCACACCCTCGAGTGCCGGGCGATCGACAAGCAGGGCAAGCCGCAGATCGAGCGCTATCAGGCACCGGCACCCGACGGCGCGAGCGGACTCGACGACCGCACCTACACCATCGTCTAG
- a CDS encoding DinB family protein, whose protein sequence is MNTEEYLYFVHRAFAGMLDALGEIGDDQANQAPPLAGANPPWAIAFHCTEVAEYWIGHLIAGRPSDRNRTAEFTASGSIDDLRQRIAALEGRLDGDLAGFDPDAPLRNTPPGDYEGPARPLSPSGVLLHVLEELAQHHGQIELSRDALTALAAGRR, encoded by the coding sequence ATGAACACCGAGGAATACCTGTACTTCGTGCATCGCGCCTTCGCGGGGATGCTCGACGCGCTCGGCGAGATCGGCGACGACCAGGCCAATCAGGCACCGCCCCTCGCCGGGGCGAACCCGCCGTGGGCCATCGCATTCCACTGCACCGAGGTCGCCGAGTACTGGATCGGGCACCTCATCGCCGGCCGACCCAGTGATCGCAACCGAACGGCCGAGTTCACGGCAAGCGGATCGATCGACGACCTCCGACAGCGGATCGCCGCACTGGAGGGCCGACTGGACGGCGACCTCGCAGGCTTCGATCCTGATGCGCCGCTGCGGAACACCCCGCCGGGCGACTACGAGGGTCCGGCTCGTCCACTGTCGCCGAGCGGTGTGCTGCTGCACGTGCTGGAGGAACTCGCTCAGCATCACGGGCAGATCGAACTATCTCGCGACGCGCTGACGGCCCTGGCCGCAGGACGGCGGTGA
- a CDS encoding Re/Si-specific NAD(P)(+) transhydrogenase subunit alpha: MTVGVVRETAEGERRVALVPKVVAALVGKGVPVVVESGAGLGALIPDEAYTEAGATIGDPYGSDVVLRVSPPSDSEIAKLRSGQKLIGFLAPRNADNQIATLREAGVEAYAVEAIPRISRAQVMDALSSQANVAGYKSVVVAADVSTRFFPMLTTAAGTVKPATVLVLGVGVAGLQALATAKRLGARTTGYDVRPEVAEQVRSVGAQWLDLGIDAAGEGGYARELTDDERAQQQQALEDAIKGFDVVITTALVPGRPAPRLVTAAAVEGMKPGSVVVDLAGETGGNCELTEPGQTVVKHDVTIAAPLNLPATMPEHASELYSKNLLALIELMLDDNGSITPDFDDEVVAAACVTRTEQEVSA, translated from the coding sequence ATGACAGTGGGTGTCGTGCGCGAGACGGCCGAGGGGGAGCGCCGGGTGGCGCTGGTCCCGAAGGTCGTCGCCGCGCTGGTGGGCAAGGGTGTGCCCGTCGTGGTGGAGTCGGGGGCCGGTCTCGGCGCTCTGATCCCCGACGAGGCGTACACCGAGGCCGGTGCGACGATCGGCGATCCATATGGGTCCGATGTGGTCCTGAGGGTGTCGCCGCCGTCGGATTCGGAGATCGCGAAGCTGCGGAGCGGGCAGAAGCTGATCGGCTTTCTCGCGCCGCGCAACGCCGACAATCAGATCGCCACATTGCGGGAAGCGGGCGTGGAGGCGTACGCGGTGGAAGCCATTCCGCGTATCTCGCGCGCCCAGGTGATGGACGCGCTGAGTTCGCAGGCGAATGTCGCAGGTTACAAGTCGGTCGTGGTGGCCGCGGATGTGTCGACGCGGTTCTTCCCGATGCTGACCACGGCGGCCGGCACGGTGAAGCCGGCGACGGTGCTGGTCCTGGGTGTCGGTGTGGCCGGGCTGCAGGCCTTGGCCACGGCCAAGCGTCTGGGTGCGCGGACCACCGGTTACGACGTGCGTCCCGAGGTCGCCGAGCAGGTCCGTTCGGTCGGCGCGCAGTGGCTCGATCTGGGCATCGACGCCGCCGGTGAGGGCGGGTACGCCCGTGAGCTCACCGACGACGAGCGCGCGCAGCAGCAGCAGGCTCTCGAAGACGCGATCAAGGGTTTCGACGTGGTGATCACCACTGCGCTGGTGCCGGGTCGTCCGGCTCCGCGTCTGGTGACCGCGGCCGCGGTCGAGGGTATGAAGCCGGGCAGTGTGGTCGTCGACCTCGCCGGTGAGACCGGCGGTAACTGCGAGCTGACCGAGCCGGGTCAGACCGTCGTCAAACATGACGTCACCATCGCCGCTCCGCTGAACCTGCCGGCGACGATGCCCGAGCACGCCAGCGAGCTGTACTCGAAGAACCTGCTGGCCCTGATCGAGCTGATGCTCGACGACAACGGCTCCATCACACCGGATTTCGACGACGAGGTCGTCGCGGCGGCGTGTGTCACCCGTACCGAGCAGGAGGTGTCTGCCTGA
- a CDS encoding MFS transporter gives MTKPPLAASTTAPTTLTPAEVAGRLERLPWSPVQRNLFLVIATAWFFDSIDLGAMTFLLSPISDHFDLSPAQTGVLGSASFAGMFFGAIGAGALADRFGRLRVFKYSIVIWGLASVGLSFAWSYESMLAFRFVLGIGMGAEFPVAAAILAEFMPSSKRGRYATLLEGAWPLGFISAGTLSYLLVASQFGWRGFFLMQAGLAVIALIVRRNLPESPRWQIARGHEADAERTLSAFEQRVREATAEPLPDYRPISDAGPGTAGGGLRALLDVRNRARTLTVWAVWFCLMTGYYGLTTWIGKLLTDSGLDVAKSIGFVLAMALWGIPGFLSAAYLIERLGRRYCLAGYTVGSGIAAFFYGQSSETVELIVAGSFLQFFFFGMFSSIFAYTPELFATHSRGTGVGSATAMGRLGSVFGPLAVPALLGFGGTGLVFTTSAVLFAIGAGVVLTLLPETKNAVLEQID, from the coding sequence TTGACGAAACCACCACTCGCGGCCTCGACGACCGCGCCCACGACCCTCACCCCAGCCGAAGTCGCCGGTCGCCTGGAGCGACTGCCCTGGTCGCCCGTGCAGCGAAACCTGTTCCTGGTCATCGCAACTGCGTGGTTCTTCGATTCCATCGACCTGGGGGCGATGACCTTCTTGCTCTCACCCATCAGCGACCACTTCGATCTCAGCCCGGCGCAGACCGGCGTACTGGGGAGTGCGAGTTTCGCCGGGATGTTCTTCGGTGCCATCGGTGCAGGAGCGCTGGCCGACCGGTTCGGTCGCCTGCGTGTCTTCAAGTACAGCATCGTGATCTGGGGGCTCGCCAGCGTCGGCCTCTCGTTCGCTTGGTCGTACGAATCGATGCTGGCCTTCCGGTTCGTGCTGGGAATCGGTATGGGGGCTGAATTCCCGGTCGCTGCAGCAATTCTCGCCGAATTCATGCCGTCGTCGAAACGTGGCCGGTATGCGACCCTGCTGGAGGGAGCGTGGCCGCTCGGATTCATCTCTGCCGGCACGCTCTCCTATCTCCTGGTCGCCTCGCAATTCGGCTGGCGGGGCTTCTTTCTCATGCAGGCCGGGCTCGCCGTGATCGCGTTGATCGTCCGCAGGAACTTGCCTGAGTCACCGCGGTGGCAGATCGCCAGGGGCCATGAGGCGGACGCCGAACGAACGCTCAGCGCCTTCGAGCAGCGGGTGCGGGAGGCCACCGCCGAACCACTTCCCGACTACAGGCCGATTTCGGACGCCGGACCCGGCACGGCGGGTGGCGGGTTGCGAGCGCTTCTCGACGTCCGCAACAGAGCACGCACCTTGACCGTGTGGGCGGTGTGGTTCTGCCTGATGACCGGCTACTACGGGTTGACCACGTGGATCGGTAAGCTCCTCACCGACAGCGGTCTGGATGTCGCGAAGAGCATCGGATTCGTTTTGGCCATGGCGCTCTGGGGGATTCCCGGGTTCCTGTCCGCCGCCTATCTCATCGAGCGTCTCGGGCGTCGATACTGCCTGGCGGGATACACCGTAGGTTCCGGAATCGCCGCCTTCTTCTACGGCCAGAGCTCGGAAACCGTCGAGCTCATCGTCGCCGGATCCTTCTTGCAGTTCTTCTTCTTCGGAATGTTCTCTTCCATCTTCGCCTACACCCCGGAACTGTTCGCGACCCATAGCCGCGGCACCGGCGTCGGATCTGCCACTGCCATGGGTCGTCTCGGCTCCGTGTTCGGTCCGCTCGCCGTCCCGGCACTGCTCGGCTTCGGCGGAACCGGACTCGTATTCACGACCAGCGCCGTGCTTTTCGCCATTGGCGCGGGTGTCGTCCTGACCCTTCTGCCCGAGACGAAGAACGCCGTACTCGAGCAGATCGACTGA